The Shewanella sp. KX20019 genome window below encodes:
- a CDS encoding M14 family zinc carboxypeptidase: MLKTVFTFLCAFMMLLSLSAEAKKVRLTDNPLYGITTSSPEEFLGYPLGEYLLRHDQVNYYLKEIAQQNPRVSLENTGQTHEGRQQLTAVITSTRNQQQLAAILKQRQQVKYLGKQTGPIVIWLAYSIHGDEASGAHAALKLSHMLASSEEKWVSDLLENAVVLITPSQNPDGMDRFSTWANGYAGNVVVSDPNHAEHKQGWPSGRSNHYLADLNRDWLFLRHPESQGRVALFHRWQPHYVGDFHEMGHNQTYFFQPGVPERTHPLTPIANQKLTIKLAAYHQAALDDKKQSYFSRQLFDDFFYGKGSTYPDINGAIGVLFEQASARGQQQDSVNGIVRFQEAIENQYATSISSLKGALALKTELREYQTEFFSGKHQKPRKKKPRQAGRLITAANDVQRIQQLTQLLSQHKIEYYYLTNKLTQGGQSFSVESSIFIPDNQAQTALLNALFDNRTEFNDPTFYDVSTWNLQHAFDLSVRQNVKLELSVLSKTAPTFIPSKWTPKAVALLIDWRQSSAAPLLQQLLSQGVQVKFAAKPFTLATHTDKLDFPAGSLQIPLKQDGHSASELSKLVAKLAQELRVNITAAYTSSASSGIDLGSPDFKVIRPIKPLVISGKGTSIPEVGQIWYYLDSQLQVPTTLVDTSNLNAIKLSKYTHIIFAGGSYTNLDEKFGRKLGPFIADGGVVIAQKGALTWLTKANILKTSLRGERFYKQLFNGDGLAFEQKSSFRARQEIGGAIVELKLDKSHPINFGINGERLAVMKNKAIGFAHTASDFMVAASYASQPLLSGYMAQEYQSSFANGPAIIVESRSKGAVVAMTDNLLFRNIWLGSERLYANALYFIPVLH, from the coding sequence ATGCTGAAAACCGTTTTCACTTTTTTATGCGCCTTTATGATGTTGCTCTCTCTTTCGGCAGAGGCAAAAAAGGTTCGTTTGACCGATAATCCACTTTACGGAATAACCACCAGCTCCCCAGAGGAATTTCTAGGCTACCCACTTGGTGAGTATTTGCTGCGTCATGATCAGGTCAACTATTACCTGAAGGAGATCGCCCAGCAGAACCCGCGAGTGTCACTCGAAAACACTGGCCAAACTCATGAAGGTCGCCAGCAACTCACGGCAGTGATCACCTCAACTAGAAATCAACAACAACTAGCTGCGATTTTAAAGCAACGCCAGCAGGTAAAGTATCTTGGCAAACAAACGGGTCCGATCGTTATTTGGTTGGCTTATTCGATACATGGCGATGAAGCCAGTGGCGCCCATGCGGCCTTGAAGTTGAGTCACATGCTGGCTAGCAGCGAAGAAAAATGGGTTAGCGATTTACTCGAAAATGCGGTGGTACTGATCACCCCAAGCCAAAACCCTGATGGCATGGATCGTTTTTCGACTTGGGCTAATGGCTACGCAGGTAACGTTGTCGTCAGCGACCCAAACCACGCAGAACATAAACAGGGCTGGCCTAGCGGCAGAAGCAACCATTATCTAGCCGATCTTAATAGAGATTGGCTATTCTTACGTCACCCTGAATCTCAAGGAAGAGTTGCGCTATTTCATCGCTGGCAACCCCATTACGTGGGTGACTTTCATGAGATGGGACACAACCAAACCTACTTCTTCCAACCGGGCGTTCCTGAAAGGACCCACCCGCTGACACCAATCGCTAATCAAAAGTTGACTATCAAGCTAGCCGCTTATCATCAAGCGGCATTAGACGATAAGAAACAGAGCTATTTCAGCCGCCAACTGTTTGATGACTTCTTTTATGGCAAAGGCTCGACTTATCCTGACATTAACGGCGCTATCGGTGTGCTGTTCGAACAAGCCAGTGCTCGCGGCCAACAGCAAGACTCGGTTAACGGTATCGTTCGCTTTCAAGAAGCAATTGAAAACCAGTACGCTACCTCTATATCAAGCTTAAAAGGCGCACTGGCGCTTAAGACTGAGCTGCGAGAGTATCAAACAGAGTTCTTTAGTGGCAAACATCAAAAACCTCGGAAAAAAAAGCCAAGACAAGCGGGGCGACTAATTACTGCAGCCAATGATGTGCAGCGGATACAGCAACTCACCCAGCTGTTATCACAACACAAAATTGAGTATTACTATTTAACCAATAAACTCACTCAAGGCGGTCAATCCTTCTCGGTTGAAAGCAGTATATTTATTCCAGATAATCAAGCACAAACAGCCTTGTTAAACGCACTGTTCGACAACAGAACTGAGTTTAATGACCCTACCTTTTATGATGTCTCGACCTGGAACTTGCAACATGCATTCGACCTATCAGTACGGCAGAACGTTAAGCTAGAGCTCAGTGTATTAAGTAAAACAGCGCCAACGTTTATCCCATCGAAATGGACACCCAAAGCAGTGGCACTGCTTATCGACTGGCGTCAAAGCTCAGCTGCGCCTCTACTACAACAACTGTTAAGCCAAGGTGTTCAAGTAAAGTTTGCCGCCAAGCCTTTTACGTTAGCAACTCATACTGACAAACTCGACTTTCCTGCAGGCAGCTTACAGATCCCTCTAAAACAAGATGGCCACTCCGCTAGTGAACTAAGCAAACTCGTTGCTAAGCTAGCCCAAGAGCTTCGTGTGAATATCACAGCCGCTTATACCAGTAGCGCAAGCAGTGGCATCGATTTAGGCAGTCCAGACTTTAAAGTCATCCGCCCTATCAAGCCGCTAGTCATTAGTGGCAAAGGCACCTCAATCCCTGAGGTGGGTCAAATTTGGTATTACTTAGACTCTCAACTCCAAGTGCCAACCACTTTAGTCGACACCAGTAATCTAAACGCAATAAAGCTCAGTAAATACACGCATATTATTTTTGCCGGCGGAAGCTACACCAACTTAGATGAAAAGTTTGGCCGCAAGCTTGGGCCCTTTATCGCTGATGGTGGGGTTGTCATAGCACAGAAGGGCGCATTAACTTGGCTGACTAAAGCCAACATTCTAAAAACCAGTCTGCGAGGAGAGCGCTTTTACAAGCAACTCTTTAATGGGGATGGCTTGGCTTTTGAGCAAAAATCCTCTTTTAGGGCAAGACAGGAGATCGGCGGCGCTATCGTTGAGTTGAAACTTGATAAAAGCCACCCAATTAATTTTGGTATCAATGGCGAACGTTTAGCCGTAATGAAGAATAAGGCGATCGGGTTTGCGCACACCGCCAGCGACTTTATGGTTGCGGCGAGCTATGCATCACAGCCACTCTTAAGCGGCTATATGGCGCAAGAATATCAAAGCAGTTTTGCCAACGGCCCGGCGATTATAGTCGAGTCAAGATCGA
- the nfuA gene encoding Fe-S biogenesis protein NfuA: MITISETAQAHFVTLLSDQPEGTHIRVFVISPGTAQAECGVSYCPPDAVEADDTEFEFTGFNAMVDEKSAPFLEEATIDFVTDQLGSQLTLKAPNAKMRKVSGDAPLVERIEYVIQSEINPQLASHGGNISLVEITEDGIAVLQFGGGCNGCSMVDVTLKDGIEKQLLDMFPGELSGVKDVTEHQHGDHSYQ; encoded by the coding sequence ATGATTACCATTTCCGAAACAGCTCAGGCGCATTTTGTTACATTGCTATCAGATCAGCCTGAAGGAACTCACATTCGAGTATTTGTTATCAGCCCTGGCACAGCACAGGCTGAGTGTGGTGTTTCTTACTGTCCACCAGATGCTGTAGAAGCAGACGATACCGAATTTGAGTTTACTGGTTTTAATGCCATGGTTGACGAAAAGAGCGCGCCTTTCCTGGAAGAGGCAACCATTGACTTTGTGACCGATCAATTGGGTTCACAACTTACTCTTAAAGCGCCTAACGCAAAAATGCGTAAAGTGTCAGGTGATGCACCACTGGTTGAGCGTATAGAGTATGTGATCCAGTCAGAAATCAATCCACAGCTAGCAAGCCACGGCGGTAATATTTCACTGGTTGAAATTACCGAGGACGGCATAGCGGTACTGCAGTTTGGTGGCGGTTGTAACGGTTGCTCTATGGTCGATGTGACACTAAAAGATGGCATTGAAAAGCAACTACTTGATATGTTCCCTGGTGAACTATCAGGCGTAAAAGATGTTACTGAACACCAACACGGTGATCACTCTTACCAGTAA
- a CDS encoding MATE family efflux transporter — MIAILLNPQKNRQLLALALPMILSNITVPLLGLVDTAVVGHLSNAYYLGGVAVGSTIITLILWLLGFLRMATTGLVAQAYGANDTQQQYRLLIQAGSLALLFGLAAVLLQQPIVDLAMLLSDTSAEVERYCREYFQVRIWSTPFALMNLVMLGWLLGRQQPKAAMWQLIVANLVNIILDLLFVIGLDWGVRGAALASVFADIAGFAVALTLVKRQLKQLGDFHFITVCKQLSLKSYHKLISLNADIFVRSLCLQLSFAFMTFYGASLGDNTVAANAVLLNLLLLISYALDGIAYYAEAEVGRAYGQKNSRLMKESVTLAWAWSAIAAVGFTLFFALAGSNVISALTSIAEVQLVANDYLIWVVFLPLLAFGSYLFDGVYIGAAQGKVMRNSMIIATFAVFFPTWYLLQSLGNHALWAAMSTFMLARSLTMSAHYWLRLRKVLD, encoded by the coding sequence ATGATTGCCATACTGCTAAATCCACAAAAAAATCGACAGTTACTCGCACTCGCGTTGCCAATGATCTTGTCAAATATTACCGTTCCACTGCTGGGACTAGTCGACACTGCTGTCGTTGGTCACTTAAGTAATGCCTATTATTTAGGCGGCGTGGCAGTTGGGTCAACAATTATAACCTTAATTCTGTGGTTACTTGGTTTTTTACGCATGGCAACCACCGGATTAGTTGCGCAGGCCTATGGTGCCAACGACACTCAACAGCAGTATCGACTACTGATCCAAGCCGGTAGCTTAGCGCTGCTATTTGGTTTAGCTGCGGTCTTACTGCAGCAACCTATCGTCGATTTAGCAATGCTATTGTCCGATACTAGTGCTGAAGTCGAGCGATATTGCCGTGAGTACTTCCAAGTACGGATCTGGTCTACGCCCTTCGCGTTAATGAACTTAGTCATGCTTGGTTGGTTGTTAGGTAGACAACAGCCTAAAGCGGCTATGTGGCAGTTAATCGTCGCCAACTTAGTCAATATCATCTTAGATTTACTGTTTGTGATAGGGTTAGATTGGGGCGTTAGAGGCGCTGCATTAGCCTCTGTGTTTGCCGATATAGCAGGCTTTGCTGTTGCACTGACATTAGTAAAGCGTCAGCTTAAGCAGTTAGGCGACTTTCACTTTATTACCGTTTGTAAGCAGTTATCCTTAAAGAGCTACCATAAGCTGATTAGTCTTAACGCCGATATCTTTGTCCGTAGCTTATGCTTGCAGTTGTCATTCGCCTTTATGACCTTCTATGGTGCAAGCCTTGGTGACAATACTGTGGCCGCTAATGCCGTATTGCTTAACCTATTGTTACTTATATCCTACGCATTAGACGGCATCGCCTATTACGCCGAAGCCGAAGTTGGCCGCGCTTATGGTCAGAAGAACAGTCGACTGATGAAAGAATCAGTGACGTTGGCATGGGCATGGTCAGCTATAGCAGCCGTTGGATTTACGTTGTTTTTTGCCCTTGCAGGTAGCAATGTCATTAGCGCCCTAACCAGCATTGCAGAGGTGCAACTGGTGGCAAATGATTATCTGATTTGGGTGGTGTTTTTACCCTTGCTAGCGTTTGGGTCATACCTATTTGATGGCGTGTATATCGGTGCAGCCCAAGGAAAAGTCATGCGTAACAGCATGATCATCGCTACCTTTGCGGTATTTTTCCCCACTTGGTATCTACTGCAATCCTTAGGTAATCACGCATTATGGGCGGCCATGAGCACCTTTATGTTGGCACGTAGCCTGACTATGTCAGCTCATTACTGGCTGAGACTGAGAAAGGTGTTGGATTGA
- a CDS encoding polysaccharide deacetylase family protein, whose product MVKNVLLALFALTGFSVQAAVILQYHHVSDDTPAITSVTPAQFKEQMQYLAENNFNVVPLSKVVAAVKAKQHLPAKTIAITFDDGYRSIANTAHPILKQYKFPYTLFVSVEPIQKQYGEMMSWQQLITLSEEGAEIANHTWGHEHLIRMEKGETEQQWLTRIESNILRTEAEIAKATGQNHKMLAYPYGEYNQQIEDMLNRHGFVALGQQSGAAGPYSPLTALPRFPVAGAYANLDSLKVKLHSLNMPVMEQTNSDPQLQYGQWRPEIKVKLDMADINASQLMCFIQGQGAKKPDWISDNEFTIRAELDLPAGRSRYNCTAPSKHQGGYYWFSQPWVRPKDNGEWIAE is encoded by the coding sequence ATGGTTAAAAACGTGTTATTAGCGCTGTTTGCGCTGACAGGTTTTTCGGTGCAAGCAGCGGTAATTTTACAGTATCACCACGTATCTGATGATACGCCCGCTATCACTAGCGTTACGCCTGCACAATTTAAAGAGCAGATGCAGTATCTGGCTGAAAACAACTTCAATGTCGTGCCACTATCTAAGGTTGTGGCCGCGGTAAAGGCTAAGCAGCATTTACCAGCGAAGACTATCGCCATCACTTTTGATGATGGTTATCGTAGCATTGCTAACACAGCGCATCCCATCTTAAAGCAATACAAATTTCCCTACACGCTTTTTGTCTCGGTAGAGCCTATCCAGAAACAGTATGGCGAGATGATGAGTTGGCAGCAGCTGATCACTTTGTCAGAGGAGGGCGCTGAAATTGCCAACCATACATGGGGGCATGAACATCTTATCCGCATGGAAAAAGGCGAGACTGAGCAGCAATGGCTAACGCGCATTGAAAGCAATATTTTGCGCACCGAAGCAGAAATTGCCAAGGCGACTGGTCAGAATCACAAAATGCTGGCTTACCCTTATGGTGAATATAATCAGCAGATAGAAGATATGTTGAACAGGCATGGCTTTGTGGCATTGGGACAACAATCTGGTGCAGCAGGTCCATACTCACCGCTAACGGCATTGCCAAGATTTCCTGTCGCGGGCGCCTATGCCAATCTTGACAGTTTAAAGGTCAAGCTGCATAGCCTCAATATGCCAGTCATGGAGCAGACCAATAGCGACCCACAGCTGCAATATGGCCAGTGGCGGCCAGAGATAAAAGTAAAGCTAGATATGGCAGATATTAACGCATCACAGCTGATGTGCTTTATCCAAGGTCAAGGGGCTAAAAAGCCAGATTGGATTAGTGATAATGAGTTTACCATTCGCGCAGAACTCGATCTCCCAGCGGGGCGTTCACGCTATAACTGCACCGCACCCAGCAAGCATCAGGGCGGTTATTACTGGTTTTCACAGCCTTGGGTTAGACCCAAAGACAATGGCGAGTGGATAGCAGAGTAG
- a CDS encoding GNAT family N-acetyltransferase, producing the protein MSINIRLEKPCDITTIHQVTAAAFLDAPHTDHTEQFIVDALRHSGALSVSIVAEDSSKIVGHVALSPVTISNGTTDWYGLGPISVNPTEQGRGIGSKLMHAALRELKNLNANGCVLLGDPKFYRQFGFEPLDGLVLADVPAEYFQAVLLQGARPAGAVTYHESFLAKG; encoded by the coding sequence GTGTCCATTAATATTCGATTAGAGAAACCTTGCGACATCACCACTATTCATCAAGTCACTGCAGCTGCATTTCTTGATGCACCACATACTGATCATACTGAACAATTTATTGTGGATGCTTTAAGACATTCCGGAGCGTTATCTGTGTCTATTGTTGCAGAAGACTCATCTAAAATAGTCGGCCATGTTGCCTTGTCGCCAGTGACTATCTCCAATGGAACAACTGATTGGTATGGTTTGGGGCCCATTTCTGTCAATCCAACAGAGCAAGGCAGGGGCATTGGCTCTAAATTAATGCATGCGGCTCTTAGAGAGTTAAAAAATCTCAACGCTAATGGCTGTGTATTACTTGGCGATCCCAAATTCTATCGTCAATTCGGTTTTGAGCCGCTAGATGGCTTGGTGCTTGCAGATGTTCCAGCTGAATATTTTCAAGCTGTGTTACTTCAAGGTGCTCGCCCGGCTGGAGCTGTGACTTATCATGAGTCATTTTTAGCTAAGGGATAA
- a CDS encoding alpha/beta hydrolase, producing MRSLLFSLFLLCPQFVSATDLILAQQVQLQSNSLDEQRSLLVKLPKQYNDNNKTYPVLYVLHAQWDMLSTLSTLDLLAKQAPNFIVVGIEGRGKELRPNDGKPSPFATFISKEVIPHVRNNYRVAPYSILSGHSNAGRFVLDYWLNDSSLFSQYFAFSPSLEDGYIVNRVSKSTLHFLESKAPLTMTIANEGEHMQKPFTELSDKLASMAGASFISKTFPTQSHQTTKHSSMQFALQTTFAHWQPTDEVKTSGLNALKKHYADLSEKFGFKVIIPNETLQRLTFYYATSEKESAIQELDKHVAFTLKQTAEGLVALFEIADYLSGNGYEAAGNNLTKQICSLTSDSQRCVD from the coding sequence ATGAGATCCTTATTGTTTAGTTTGTTTTTGCTTTGCCCTCAGTTCGTCTCAGCAACCGATTTAATATTGGCTCAACAAGTTCAGTTACAGTCCAATTCCCTCGATGAGCAACGAAGCCTATTAGTAAAGCTTCCTAAGCAATATAACGATAACAACAAAACTTACCCTGTACTTTATGTCCTCCATGCTCAATGGGACATGTTGTCAACGCTATCGACACTCGACCTATTAGCAAAACAAGCGCCAAACTTCATCGTTGTAGGTATAGAAGGTCGAGGCAAAGAACTTAGACCCAATGATGGTAAGCCCAGCCCATTTGCCACATTTATCTCTAAAGAAGTCATACCCCATGTAAGGAACAACTATCGTGTTGCGCCGTATAGCATCTTATCTGGCCATTCAAATGCAGGCCGTTTCGTACTTGATTATTGGTTGAATGACTCGTCACTTTTCTCACAATACTTCGCATTTAGCCCATCACTAGAAGATGGCTACATTGTAAATCGAGTTTCCAAATCAACACTCCATTTTTTAGAAAGTAAAGCCCCGCTCACGATGACGATTGCTAACGAAGGCGAGCACATGCAAAAGCCTTTTACTGAGTTGAGTGATAAATTGGCCAGTATGGCAGGAGCGTCTTTTATATCAAAAACATTTCCGACACAGTCACACCAAACTACTAAGCACTCCTCTATGCAGTTTGCGCTGCAAACAACTTTTGCTCATTGGCAGCCTACCGATGAAGTTAAAACTTCAGGATTAAATGCTTTAAAAAAGCATTACGCTGACTTATCTGAAAAATTTGGCTTCAAAGTCATCATTCCTAATGAAACACTACAGCGATTAACCTTCTATTACGCAACCTCTGAAAAGGAAAGCGCAATACAAGAACTAGACAAGCACGTCGCCTTTACGCTCAAGCAAACAGCAGAAGGTCTTGTAGCACTATTTGAAATAGCCGACTATTTGTCTGGTAATGGCTACGAAGCGGCAGGAAACAATCTAACCAAACAAATATGTAGCCTAACTAGCGATAGCCAAAGGTGCGTAGACTAA
- a CDS encoding SCO family protein → MKLSWIIVALILASAGVWTAALLNEPKDLVLQTSFEFPTPQAIAPFTLTDQHGNRFSNDDLTGHWSLFFIGYTSCPDVCPTTMGKLTAAYPSLSENTSLQVIFLSVDPERDSTDTLLNYTNFFNPEFMAVTGEHKQLYPITRSLGFVYAMVGDGDSYQVDHSASFALVSPRGEKVAIIKPKSDTPGKLPQIKNSALIHDVNALIDKYDNG, encoded by the coding sequence ATGAAACTATCATGGATTATAGTGGCGCTGATTTTGGCCTCGGCGGGTGTATGGACAGCAGCGCTGCTGAACGAGCCTAAAGACCTCGTCTTGCAAACGAGCTTTGAGTTTCCAACTCCACAAGCTATCGCGCCTTTTACGCTGACCGATCAACATGGTAATCGTTTTAGTAATGACGATTTAACTGGCCATTGGAGCCTATTTTTCATCGGCTACACCTCCTGCCCTGATGTTTGCCCGACCACCATGGGCAAGCTAACAGCGGCTTATCCGTCGTTATCAGAAAACACCAGCCTGCAGGTTATTTTTCTGTCCGTGGATCCTGAACGAGACTCAACTGATACCCTGCTCAATTATACCAACTTCTTCAATCCTGAGTTTATGGCCGTTACCGGCGAACATAAACAGCTTTACCCCATCACCCGTAGTTTAGGCTTTGTTTACGCCATGGTGGGTGATGGTGATAGCTATCAAGTCGACCATAGCGCTTCGTTTGCACTCGTTTCACCCCGAGGAGAGAAAGTGGCGATTATCAAGCCAAAGTCAGATACCCCAGGTAAGCTGCCACAGATTAAAAATAGTGCGCTTATTCACGATGTGAATGCTTTGATTGATAAGTATGACAATGGTTAG
- the cyoE gene encoding heme o synthase, which yields MEKQITIARNRTAPLFQWRSYYEMTKPKVVALMLLTVLVGMCLAVPGAVPLQPLIAGMAGIGMMAGAAAAFNHLIDRRIDGLMARTYNRPLPKGKISITKALIFSFGIGILGFVILYALVNPLTAWLTFASLIGYAVVYTAYLKRATPQNIVVGGLAGAMPPLLGWTSVTGEFHGNALLLVIIIFAWTPPHFWALAIHRKAEYAKVDIPMLPVTHGVEFTKTCIFLYTILLAIACLLPVLVGMCGPVYLVSSTLLSAGFIYKAWQLKFHETPGLAMNVFRFSIYHLMLLFIALLVDHYLWV from the coding sequence ATGGAAAAACAGATAACAATAGCCAGAAACCGAACCGCCCCCCTTTTTCAGTGGCGTTCTTACTATGAAATGACCAAGCCAAAGGTGGTAGCGCTAATGCTACTGACAGTGTTGGTCGGAATGTGCCTCGCGGTGCCTGGTGCAGTGCCACTGCAACCCCTGATAGCAGGCATGGCCGGGATCGGCATGATGGCAGGTGCGGCAGCAGCTTTTAACCATCTTATCGATCGGCGTATCGATGGATTAATGGCCAGAACCTACAACCGTCCGTTACCCAAAGGTAAAATATCTATCACTAAAGCGCTTATCTTCTCCTTTGGTATTGGCATATTGGGCTTTGTGATCCTGTATGCCTTGGTCAACCCATTAACGGCTTGGTTAACCTTCGCTAGCCTGATCGGTTATGCCGTGGTTTACACCGCTTATTTGAAACGCGCTACGCCACAAAATATTGTCGTCGGCGGCCTAGCGGGCGCGATGCCACCTCTATTGGGTTGGACTTCGGTAACCGGTGAGTTTCACGGTAATGCTTTATTACTAGTGATCATTATTTTTGCATGGACGCCACCGCACTTTTGGGCGTTAGCGATACATCGAAAAGCGGAATACGCCAAAGTGGATATTCCAATGTTGCCAGTAACTCATGGGGTTGAGTTCACTAAGACCTGTATATTCCTCTATACCATTCTTTTAGCCATCGCCTGTCTATTACCGGTGCTTGTCGGCATGTGTGGTCCAGTGTATTTGGTCAGCTCAACACTATTAAGCGCAGGCTTTATCTACAAAGCATGGCAGCTTAAGTTCCATGAAACACCAGGGCTTGCAATGAATGTGTTTAGGTTCTCCATCTATCACCTCATGCTGCTATTTATTGCCTTATTGGTTGACCACTACCTGTGGGTTTAA
- a CDS encoding COX15/CtaA family protein, producing the protein MEIKSLLKVTLVFTLCVIMMGAYTRLSDAGLGCPDWPGCYGMVKVPTANHELTAVKDAFPEHTVEAEKAWLEMIHRYIAGTLGLMVLVILIMSLRKTDAPKKLPMFIAALIVFQAALGMWTVTMKLMPIVVMSHLIGGFALFSLLLLLYLRSKPLRIPGGDAPARKLSALALVCIGVLLLQIILGGWTSSNYAALACTSLPICEGNWVDNLNFAAAFSPFQGDHPSYEFGVLDYSARMTIHVAHRFGAIITSIMLLFLAYKLVTKARSSTLRNAAWLLVVLVVLQVILGISNVVLHLPLGIAVSHNAGAALLLLTLVFINYALWRKA; encoded by the coding sequence ATGGAGATTAAATCGTTGCTTAAGGTCACCCTAGTTTTTACTCTGTGCGTCATTATGATGGGCGCTTATACACGCTTATCTGATGCTGGACTGGGTTGCCCTGATTGGCCAGGATGCTACGGCATGGTCAAGGTTCCTACCGCAAACCATGAGCTAACCGCCGTCAAAGACGCCTTTCCCGAACATACCGTTGAAGCAGAAAAAGCCTGGCTTGAGATGATCCACCGCTACATTGCTGGCACATTGGGTTTGATGGTGCTGGTGATCTTAATCATGAGCTTACGCAAAACCGACGCACCTAAAAAGCTGCCAATGTTTATCGCCGCACTCATCGTGTTTCAAGCAGCGCTCGGCATGTGGACTGTCACCATGAAGCTGATGCCCATTGTAGTAATGTCACACCTAATAGGCGGCTTCGCCCTGTTCTCATTACTCCTGCTGCTCTACCTTCGCAGTAAACCCCTACGGATCCCCGGTGGCGATGCCCCAGCAAGAAAGCTATCAGCCTTGGCTTTGGTCTGCATTGGCGTACTGTTGTTACAGATTATTTTGGGCGGCTGGACCTCATCCAACTATGCTGCACTGGCTTGTACCTCGCTGCCTATTTGTGAAGGTAACTGGGTCGACAACTTAAACTTCGCTGCAGCATTCTCACCATTTCAAGGCGACCATCCAAGCTACGAGTTTGGCGTTTTAGATTATTCGGCACGGATGACGATACATGTCGCGCACCGCTTCGGCGCCATAATTACTAGCATAATGCTGCTATTTCTAGCCTACAAATTGGTGACCAAGGCACGGTCATCCACACTGCGTAATGCCGCGTGGCTACTGGTAGTACTCGTGGTATTACAAGTCATTCTAGGGATCAGCAATGTGGTTTTACATCTGCCCTTGGGTATCGCGGTATCGCACAACGCGGGAGCAGCTTTACTATTACTAACACTGGTATTTATCAACTATGCCTTGTGGCGTAAGGCATAA
- a CDS encoding SURF1 family protein, translated as MGAWCFIVLSTLIVFSILVKLGFWQLERAEQKQQWQTALSARQSATVLSFEQLLEQSSNENLTGYKLSTQATPILEQVFLLDNQTVDGRVGYLAYQAFEIDPTKPWLLVELGFAVGGIDRAVLPTVLAITEPLQLTGRVYQKEMNPMSSDLMAEPGWPKRIQNLNIEQLALLIDKPLVRTVLQPNNLPNDTRAHPWKPIPLSAQKHQGYAVQWFSMAGAFGILVLYALFRKLKQQDK; from the coding sequence ATGGGTGCTTGGTGCTTTATTGTACTTTCTACTTTGATAGTGTTTTCTATTTTGGTCAAGCTAGGTTTTTGGCAACTCGAACGCGCTGAGCAAAAACAACAGTGGCAAACTGCGCTTAGCGCGCGTCAAAGCGCCACAGTACTCAGTTTCGAACAACTTCTCGAGCAATCCAGTAATGAAAACCTAACCGGCTACAAACTTAGCACTCAGGCAACCCCGATCCTCGAGCAAGTCTTTCTACTCGACAATCAAACTGTCGATGGCAGAGTCGGTTACTTGGCCTACCAAGCATTTGAAATAGACCCCACTAAGCCATGGTTATTAGTCGAATTAGGCTTTGCAGTTGGGGGAATCGATCGGGCGGTGCTGCCCACAGTGTTAGCAATCACTGAGCCATTGCAGCTTACAGGCCGAGTCTACCAAAAAGAGATGAATCCCATGAGCTCTGATTTGATGGCTGAGCCCGGCTGGCCCAAGCGTATTCAGAACCTAAATATTGAGCAGTTGGCTTTATTGATAGATAAGCCGCTGGTTCGCACCGTATTGCAACCAAACAATCTTCCCAACGATACACGCGCTCATCCATGGAAACCGATCCCATTATCGGCACAGAAGCATCAGGGCTATGCAGTGCAATGGTTTAGCATGGCAGGAGCATTTGGGATCCTAGTGCTTTACGCGCTTTTTCGTAAATTAAAACAACAAGATAAATAA
- a CDS encoding DUF2909 family protein — MNILLVFKVVLVLLLLFILFNLARAMLVMVKGEKSVPMSQYLGRRVIFSVMVVVLLLLALGTGIIAPNPRPY; from the coding sequence ATGAATATACTATTGGTTTTTAAAGTGGTTTTAGTACTGTTACTACTATTCATATTATTTAATTTGGCTCGAGCCATGTTGGTGATGGTTAAAGGGGAAAAGAGTGTACCTATGAGCCAATATTTAGGCCGTCGAGTGATCTTCTCTGTGATGGTGGTTGTGTTGCTTCTATTAGCATTAGGGACTGGGATTATTGCGCCTAACCCCAGACCCTACTAA